TATTTGTAGGGATATTTGTCATAGCAGCTCTTATGCCAATTTTCAGCATAATGGATACTACTTTATAATATGCATTTCTTATCTGAACGCCAGAATTAGCTAATACTCTTCTATAGCAGACTCTATTTGAACCCAAGAATCACTTGATTAAAAAGGAAAGGAGGTGGAACATGAGAAGAACAAAAGTATTTAAGAACTGGAAAAGAGAAGGATTCACACTTATAGAACTTATGCTTGTAGTGGCAATAATCTTAATTCTTTTAGGGTTTTTGATTCCCAAATTTTCATCGTATCAAAACAAGGTAAAGACTACTAAGGCAATAAATACAGCTAAACAGATTCATACAGCAGCTATGGCCAGTTATGGAGATAACGAAGGAAATTTCAATGGAGAAGATGTGGAAAGTTATGTATCGGAACTTACTTCTGCAGAAAATCCACAGGTTCAAGAGGATTCAAGCAATACTCAATTTATAACAGTAAATTACAAAAGTGATGAAAATACATATACCTTAGAGATAGATGCAAAAGGTAATTCCTGTATAGTGAAGCAGGGAGAAAAACAAATATACCCTAAATAGATTAAATTTATTCCAAGGAGATAATTTATGATGCTTGAGATTAAGTTAAAAGGATTTACTCTTATAGAATTGATTCTAGTAATAGGTCTATTTTCCATACTTTTAAGTTTTACTCTAATTAATATGGGAGCTTTCAGCAGTATGAAAAATAGAATAGATGTTGATTTAACTGGTAATAGAATCATAAATTTTATAAATAATTCCAAGATTTATTGCAGGGATAAAGGTAAACAAGGGGGATACATATATTTTAATGTGAAAGATGGGAACATAACTTTCAGCAGTGGTCTGGAAGAAATATTTAAAATGGAATTACCAGAGGGTTTTACTTTAAATCAAGTAAGTAATGACAATAGAATAAAAATAGATAATAGGGGTATTACTGCAGACGCCTGCAGTATAAAATTTAAAGATAGAAAAGGAGAAATGCATTGTCTTACCATGTGTGTTGGAACAACTTATGTGGAATTCAAATATTAAAGTGCAGTATAAACAGTATTTTAAAAAAGATAGAATATTAATTAAAAAAGGATTTACTTTAATTGAAGTATTATGCAGTATAACAATTTTTTCAATATTGTTCATGACAGCTATCTCTATACAGTTAAATTCATTCAAAGTAAAAGAATATAATAAAGATTTATATAATTCCATTTTGATTATGGAGTATATTAAAAATAATATTATTTACAATTGCAGTTATGATGAAATTATGTATTTAAATAGTATGAATAAAAGATATATAAGCTGTAATGATTTAAATTTCCACAGTATTAAGGATAATAATCTAATTAATTTAGCCTCA
This genomic interval from Clostridium kluyveri contains the following:
- a CDS encoding type II secretion system protein gives rise to the protein MRRTKVFKNWKREGFTLIELMLVVAIILILLGFLIPKFSSYQNKVKTTKAINTAKQIHTAAMASYGDNEGNFNGEDVESYVSELTSAENPQVQEDSSNTQFITVNYKSDENTYTLEIDAKGNSCIVKQGEKQIYPK
- a CDS encoding type II secretion system protein, with translation MMLEIKLKGFTLIELILVIGLFSILLSFTLINMGAFSSMKNRIDVDLTGNRIINFINNSKIYCRDKGKQGGYIYFNVKDGNITFSSGLEEIFKMELPEGFTLNQVSNDNRIKIDNRGITADACSIKFKDRKGEMHCLTMCVGTTYVEFKY
- a CDS encoding prepilin-type N-terminal cleavage/methylation domain-containing protein, coding for MWNSNIKVQYKQYFKKDRILIKKGFTLIEVLCSITIFSILFMTAISIQLNSFKVKEYNKDLYNSILIMEYIKNNIIYNCSYDEIMYLNSMNKRYISCNDLNFHSIKDNNLINLASDEVPDEEPYVVLSISGSEVLKVNLQFYENIYGSIKVRECEFYKGNYKK